The genomic DNA CCTTTCAGCAGTTCGTTCTGATGCAAGCGGTCCAGATCGTCGGCGACCTGGTCGCTGGCCAGCGGTACCCAGCCGACGACCCCTGCGATCACTGGATTTTTCCCAGCCTGTTCCAGCAACCACTCGGTCTCGGCAATCGTCTGCTGCGCCTGCACTGCAACGGCCGCATCGATCCCCGCATCGCGAAGTTCCTGTTGGAGATCGGTCGGCGAAAAATCGCGGCGCAGGACCGCCATCTGCTCGCTGATCCAACCGTACTGTTCCGGATCGTAGTTCCACAGATGATGATGGCTATCGATTTTCATCACGCCTCGCCTCCTTCCCGGATCAACAGACCTTGGTCTTTCAAATACTGCACGATCTCGATCGCTAACGCCTCGGGGGATTTGTCCGCGGTTTGCAAATGAATCTCGGGGGCTGCAGGCGCTTCATAGGGATCGCTGATCCCGGTGAAGTTCTGAATCTCGCCGGCGCGGGCCTTCTTATAAAGCCCCTTGGGATCGCGTTGCTCACACGTTTCCAGCGGCGTATCGACAAACACCTCCACGAAGTCGCCAGGCCGCCCCACCGATTCGATCAACTGGCGAACCCTTTGCCGATCCCGTGCGTAGGGACTGACAAACGCGGTCAACGTGATGATGCCCGTCGATGCGAACAGCTCGGCGACCGCTCCGATCCGGCGGATGTTTTCCTCGCGATCGATGGCACCAAATCCCAACCCAAAACGGTTTGCAAACGTTTCGCCATGTTCGCTCGCCAGGCGATCGGGGCCGGCACACAGGTGATGGCGGATGTTATCGCCATCCAGCAGGCTAGTAACGGCCCCCAACTGGCTTAATTTGTGATCCAAGGCGTTGGCGATCGTGCTTTTGCCGCAACCACTCAACCCCGTAAACCAGATCACACAACCTCGCTGTGCCAGTTGACGCTCGCGATCGGCGCGGCTGACACTTTGTTCGTGCCAGACCACTTCGGGACGTTGATTGGATGACGGTTCATTCATTAAAGATACCAAGAGCTTGCTGGGAGGATGCATCGCGATCGACCGATGGCCCGAGGGGGTTCAAAGTTGATTTGCGAGAGTTTCGCTGTGGCTTCCCCGTGGTCGAGCGTTCACTGTACAATACCTGAGTTTTCCCAGTTTAAAAACCATTCGCGATTTCTATGGTGGCGTATCTCAAAGTTCGTTCTGGTCCCGATACCGGACGCCGATTCCGCTTGGATCCGCTGCATACATTGCACGTCGGACGCGATGCCAATTGCGAAATCATGTTAACCGATCCGGTCAGTTCGCGGTATCACGCGGTGCTGTTTCACGAAGATTCGCACTGGCAGGTCCGCGACACCAACAGCCGCAACGGGTTGTTGGTGAATGGACAAAAGACCGACCACGCCACACTGCAAGACAGCAACACGATCCTGGTGGGAACATCGGAGCTGCAATTTTTTGATGGCCACGGCGATTCAGCCGATTCCAACAACCGCGAACAAACGATCGTTCTGGACCGTCCCATTTCCGGTGGCCTGTCGTCCAGCAACTTTGGCCCATTGGATCCGTTGCGTAAAATCGCCGACGTGGGCTACTTGGTCGATCTGTACCAATTGAGCCTGCAATTGATCGGCAGCGGCGATCCCGATTCGGTGATTCAAATCGCTACCGAACTTTTGAAAGACCGTACCCAAGCCGACGTGATCGGATTCATGTGGCTGGGGGAAGATGGCAAACTGCAACCCGAATATGTCTTCCCATCCGACGCCGCCGAAAAGATCAAACTCAGCAGCGAACTGACCCGCCGGGTCACCAACGGTGGCGAGGCGTTTTGGTTTAAAGAGGAATCGACCTCGCCGGGGCAGAAGACCCAATGGACCGATGCGATCTGCGTTCCGTTGCAACACGGTGAAGAAGTTGCCGGCGTGCTGCATCTGTATCGCAACGACCATCGCTTCAACGAACGGCATTTTGAACTAGCGTTGAATTCCGGACAACTGCTGGGCGTCGCGCTGTCCCGCGCCCGTCGGACGGCGGCATTGCAAGTCGAACGCGACCGGCTGTTCACGCGGAATGCGGAAACGAATAACTTGATCGGCGAAAGTCCGCCGATGATGCGTTTGAAATCGAAGATCGAACGTGTCGGCAAAGCCAACGGTTGCGTGCTGATCCGTGGCGAGAGTGGCGCGGGCAAGGAACTGGTCGCCCGCGATGTCCACCAACACAGCGGACGCCGCGAGCGGCCGCTGTTAAGCGTAAACTGCGCCGCGATCCCGCGAGACCTGATCGAAAGCCAATTGTTTGGCCACAAAAAGGGTTCGTTCACGGGAGCCGATCGCGATCACATCGGCTGGTTTCAACAGGCCCACACCGGCACGTTGTTCCTGGATGAAATCGGCGAACTGACACTCGAAGGCCAAGCCAAACTGCTGCGGATCATGGAAGGTCATCCGTTCCTTCCCGTCGGCGGTGTCGATGAGATCCGCGTCGACGTGCGGATCATCGCGGCGACCAATCGCGACCTTGCCGAGTTTGTCCGCGAGAAACGCTTTCGCGAAGATCTCTATTATCGCTTGAGTGTCTTTGAGCTGCACGTGCCGCCGCTTCGCGACCGGGGACAAGACATCGAATTGTTAATGAACCACTTCCTGGAGCATTTCTCCCGCCAGCACGCGCGGCCATCGATCCAGTTTTCCGAAGCGGCCAAAAAACGGATGCTTTCTTACGCGTGGCCTGGAAACGTGCGACAGTTGCGAAACGTGATCGATAGCGCGATCGTGATGTTCGATGGCAATACGATCGAAGCTGATGACCTCGGTCTCCGCGACGCGGGAGTCGAAGTGACCGATACGCTGCGGTTGGATGTCTGGGAAGAAAAACTGATCCGCGAGGCGTTGGACCGCTGCAACGGCAGCATCCCCGAAGCGGCAAAGCGGCTTGGTATCAGCCGCGCGACAGCCTATCGAAAGATCGCCGACTTCGATATCGAGAAATAGTCGAAGGGCGATCGAGTTCGGGAGCGACGTCTAAGCCGCCTGTCGAATCTCGCCGCGACTTGCGTCTTCGATCCATTCGCCAACGTCTTCCATCTCGGGACGCGGACTGCTGCGCAAAATCCGCTCTCCCGCCTTGGTATCGCAGTAGTCCGAGATCCTTGCCGTCAGCGCCGCGGCGTCTTCCGCTGCTAACTGGTCGACCGATCGGCAATCGACAGCCACCAACAGCTGCGATTTGTAACCGCACAGCGAGGCGACGCCGCATACCAAACGGGCTTGGGCCTGCCAGTCGGCCAACAGGTCGCCGTTGATCCAACGCGTTTCCAACTTCACCGCCAACACTTCCGGTTGCACCGCCAAGAACTGACCGATGGTATGGATGCCAATCTTGGTAAACCGCTCGGCCGTCTTCGGCCCGATCGATGGGGCATCGACCAAATCGCTTTGCTCCGACACGCTTGGCTGCCTTTGCGTCGACCACGAATCGGCGACACGGCTGACCGCAAACGGAACCGATGCGACAGCCGGTTGCGCCGCCGCCGCGGCAGCCGGTTCCATCGTCACGGCCGGTTCTTGTGCAACCGGTTCGTGGAGACTCGACGCCGCTGGCAACCAGGCAGGTGCCGACGGTTCGCCGGCCGATGGCGTTGCGATCGACGGGGCTTGCGTGGTTTGGGTTGTCGCAACCATCGCAGGTGCCGGCGATTGGATTGCCGCCGGTGCCCAAGCTGCCGTCGCCGCGGTGCTGCTCACCACCGGCACGGGCTGCGGCGCGGTCGTCGGCGGATTGATCGGGGTGTTCCGATTGACCGTCATCGCCATCTCGGTCCGCACGCTACGGACCTCCGGTGGCAGATGGACGCGCACGGTTCCCGTGGTTTGAAATTCTTCGAAGATCGCCGCCACGGCTGCTTTCTCTTGCACCGATGCGATCTTCTTGATGATCCAAGCGACGGGCATATCGATCGCGGCGACAAGCGTTGCCGCGGTTAGGCCCGCGTTGGGAAGCTTGCACGTCGCTTGTTCGGCGACGCGTTCCAAGATCCGCGCCCAGCCGGTGATCGCGATCCCAAACATCTCGGACAAAATCTCCCGCGACTCCGCATTGAGTCCCTCGGGAGGGCTTTTGACGCCTCGTTCCAGATCGTAGATTTCGATGATTCGATGATAATGCACGTGCGAGCGTTCGGCGCCCGCCGTGACCGCTTGCGTAATCCAATTGTTCCCCTCGGGCAATTGGAACTGCACCCGAACCTTGCCGCTCTTCCAGCGTTCATAGAGCGATTCATAGGACTGACAAACACTCCATTCCAACGGTCGATGGACAACTCCTTCGGGGTCGCTGGAACCGGTGTGCAAAGGCATGATCGGATCGGTGAAATAGTGGCTAAGCACCCCGAGATCGTAGGCAGCGTATTCCCACTCTTCACTATTCAAATGATTGACCGCTGTCTTGAGCCATTTTTCGCAGGCCCGCGTCGCTCCGCCCCAACCACCATCGCCGACGTGCAGCACGTGGTTCTGGAAGTCGCGGAACTTGGCATCGGGATCCTTGGCACCTTTCAGATATTGGTCGTAGTGCTTCAACAGGATGTCTGCCAAGCGTCCGCCACGTTCAGTGTTGATGCAACGCAATGCGTCCAATGCGAAATAGTGATGCGTGCTACGACAGTGGGCAGCGCGCAAGATCGTCAGAATCTGCGACATCCTTGTCTCCGTAATTTGTTTTGTGTTGTTGCGTTTTCCATTTTCCAGCGGCCGCGATCGGCGATGACTTTGGCTTTGATCCCGTCGGCGTTAGTGACCTGACGGAGCCGGCGATACCCCCGCGGTGTCGCTGGCACTCGAGGTGTGGGACGTTGCAAGCCGCGAGAACTGATGATCCTGTGCTGCCGCGATCCAGGCCGAAACGCGTTCCAGCGACGGGATCTCGATCCGACGGGTCAACGCCCTACCACGACTGGACAACGCAAACCGTTCCAGGTCGCGAAACAGATGCCGTGGCGAATCGGATGCGACGTCTTCGGGGCTGCGACGATGAATCGCGATCAACAGGTAGGCCTCGCGAGGGTGCATTGCCCGCAGCGCGAAGGCCATCCGAATCGCCCGTCGTACCGTCCGCAGTTGACTCTGCTGCGATGCCGTCAGACGCTGCTCCGTCGCCCATTGCGACAGATTCAATCGCAACAGATCCTGCACTCGGCGATGACCACTGGATTCCAATTGCCGCAGCACTCCTGTGGGCAATAAACGCAGCGAAGCCAACGACGCTTCCATACGCCGCTGCCGCGCCGTTTGCGGCTGAGCCTGCGGCCGACCTGTCGGCGAATCGACAATCGTCCCGGGCGATGGGTTGGATTGCGGCTTTCGAAACCATTGGGCGATGAAGTTGCGCATCGTGCGTTCGCTCTCGAAGGGGGACGTGGACTACTGCGCGGCGAGCGCCTGGGCGATCACCTGCTTGAAAGCATCCGGTTCGGCATATCCGTTCTGCGAAGCAAGGATCTGTTCGTCGGGCGAGATGAAGACGATGTGCGGATAGCCGGTATTCTTCAGCTTGCGTTTGACGGCCGATTCTTGATCGCCATCGACAAGCACCAAGACAAAATTCTGTTCCAGAAGGCCGCGGATCTCGGGATCTTGCAAACAGGTCGCCGACATCCGTTTGCACCACTTACACCACGTGGTCGTCAAGAAGATCATCGCCGGCCGCCCCTCGGCCTGCGCCTTGGCAAGACCTTCGTCGTAGCCATACAGGAATGGCAAACCGACGGTATGTTCATCCCACACCTCGGCACTGGCTTCTGTCTTCGGTTGCCCAAAGGCATCCATCAGGTTCCCCAACTGTGGTTTTGAATTGCAGCCGCACAGACTGAGGATCATCGCAAATGCCACCGGAAGCGCGAGCCAGGGACGTGATCGATCGATTTTCATGGGAGCTTCCTTGCCCTGATAGTATTCGCGGCCCGACCTTCGTGGCCCGCAGCGCGATGGATTGCGATGCCTGCCTTCAGCTACCGGACCGGCACCTGGCGGTATCGTTGATTCGTTTTGTAACCTTCCAGCCGAGCTTCAAATCCGCTGCGTTCGGACGTGGGGACGAGCCTTTCCCCCGTCTGGGCAATGCGAACCGCTTTTTCAAACTGCCCCGTTTCCGCCAAGGCGGCCGCGTGTGTATCGATATAGCGGAATTCTTCGGACGCGGGAATATCACGCAGCCCGTCGGTGATCTCCAACGCTTGCTGCCCATCGCGGAGACTGCCGTCGGGACAGGTCGCCAACAACCAGGCAAGGTTCAGCCGGGTCCGCAGATTCTGTTGGTCCAACTGCAACGCGTTTCGATAGTTTTCAGCGGCCTGCCGCCATTGCCCACCGTTCTGCAAGGCATCGGCAAGGTCGATCGCGCGGATCGCGTTGTCCGAATCCAACTGAAACGCGCGATGATAATCTTCAATCGCCGCTTGGACCTGGCCCGCCTGGAACCGCGCATGGCCGCGACCTGTGTAAAAATCCGCTTCACCCGGCTGCAGCGTGATCGCACGATCGTAGTCGGCGATCGACGACGACAGATTCCCCATCTCATAGCGCAACTCGGCTCGATTGAAATACGCGTTGGCGTGATCGGGTTTGGTTTGAATCACATCGTTGAACAGCGCCTCGGCTTCTTTCATCTGACCGCGCGTGGCGTACACAAACGCCATATTCTGCTTGGCACGCCAGCGGTTGGGATCCAGCTTCAACGAATTCCGAAAATCTTCAATAGCCGCCACGGCCATCGCATCGTCGGGGACCTGGATTTGGTCCCAGCGAAGTTCGCCGCGACGGTTCAGGGCCCAAGCCAACAATTGGTTCCCGTAAGCACGCACCTCTTGATCGGCCGCCGCTAAAGCGGACTGTTGAATCTGATCGATGATCCGCGTGTAATCAGCTTCGGTCGAAGCGTTCTTCGAGATCGTGTAGGCTGTTTTCAGCAACGCCGCCGTCGAAGGGTTCTGAGCCGCAGCGACGCCAGCCCAGATCAAAATGCAGGATCCGATAAACAGGTGCTGCCTGAGCATTTTACGAAAGTCCAAGGGGCGTGAATCGAACGATAGAGTCGATTCCCCTAGCGTATCGAAGTTCCCAGAGGGTTGGGAATAGCGATTTGGACTAGCAGAAAGATAAAATCGGCCTTTTCGATGGCCCGATGCCCAACGATGTTCAAGAAAACGTTGAGCGAAAACCGCATCGGTCGCCGCAGAAAGTCCCCTCGCGGGAACGCTTGGGGCCACCGCGATCGAACGATCACGGCGGCGCGACCAACGTTGTCCATTCGCTAGATTTGGACTTCACTCAATTGATCCAACAGACGCCGAGCTTCGCTCAAACCGCCTGCGGTGCGAGCGAATTCAGCAGCCGATGCCAGTTCGCCACCCGCGACGGCAGGTTTCTTCGCAGCAACCTTCTTGGTGGTCGTTGTCTTGGCGGCTGCGTTTTTGCGACGCGTCTTCTTACGTCCGGAGCTCGGCAACACACCTTCCTTGCGAAGCTTCGACTTCTGGTTGCTGAAGTAGCTCTCGCTGATCCCTTGAGGTTCCAGCGTCGCCGCTGCGTCCTTCCAGGTGATCTCAGGATTCTCTACCAAGTACTCAGTGATGGTGCTGGCCATCGAATTAGCTCGTTTTGCCACGGATTCTATTCCTCAAAAGTTTTTGTGTTGCGCCCGCCACATTCTAGTCAATTTACGCAATCCAGAAAGCCTACAATGTGATAAATGCTCAACTATTAAAGCGCATTATCGCACGTGAAATCTTATCACTGCCAAGCGCCTCTATGTAGAGTGCATCGGCCCAAGAAGGCGTCCTCAACCACAAAGCGGTTTCTATACTTATACCCCATACATTGCGTCTGGTGAGTATAGAATTGAGTCAAGTCCAAGCGAGGGGGCCGTCGCGTTGCGATTGGGAAGCTTGAGTGGATCGCGTCCCCCCCGCTGACGACTCGTGGGAAACCGCAGCATGGAGCACCGACACAACGCAATGCCCCTGCAACGCACCGATCGACGGAATCGTCGATCGAAAATACGCACGTACCAACGGGTCGCGCTAGTAGCCCTGCCGTCGCGTCGCAGTGCAGCGGGTAACGCCATGGATCAAGATGTCGCAGACGATCGAACCTACCGCGCCGATCCAGCGAACAATTTTCGGAAGATCCGCATCCAGTTGCCGTGGAAGATGGCATCGAGATCGGCATCGCTATAGCCGCGGCGAGAAAGGATGCCATCCAGCTTCTGCATATCGGCAATGGAATGGAGATCTCCTGGCGTCTGTTCGGTTCCAAACCCGCCGTCCAGATCGCTACCGATTGCGCTGTGGTTTGTATTCCCCGCCATCTGACAAACAAAGTCGATATGGTCGGCGGCCGCTTCGATATTCACCACACCGGGATCGGTTTCACCACGCGTCCAGCCGGGATAAAGCATCCACGCATCGAACGCGACACCGACCACACCATCGTGTTCGATGACGTTTTTCATCTGTTGATCCGACAGCTGACGCTGCCCCGGAACCAAGGTTCGCGAATTGTGATGACTGGCCCACAAGACGCCCGTATAGCGATCAAACGCTTGATCCATTGCACGATCCGCCAGATGGGTCACGTCCAATCCCATGCCCAACCCGGCCATGGCATCTAACAACCGTTCCCCTTTTTCGGTCAGTCCACCTTCGACAGCGGTCCCGGCAGCGTATTGACCAAATCCATAGTGAGAAAGTCCGATCGCACGGAGCCCCGCATGAAACCAATAGGGCAATTCTTCGGGATCCGAAATAGGATCGGCCCCCTCCATGGAGAGCACCATTCCCAACGGACCGTCGGATTCACTTTCACACTGCGTCCAATGCGACTCGAGTTCCTCGAGCGTGCGGATCCAACGGATCGCTCCCTGCTGTTCCCACAGTTGATAACAAGCCAGTTGCGAATGCGCGGCGGCATAGGCACCGATATGATGGGCAAAATCGAGATCG from Rosistilla carotiformis includes the following:
- a CDS encoding thioredoxin family protein, translated to MKIDRSRPWLALPVAFAMILSLCGCNSKPQLGNLMDAFGQPKTEASAEVWDEHTVGLPFLYGYDEGLAKAQAEGRPAMIFLTTTWCKWCKRMSATCLQDPEIRGLLEQNFVLVLVDGDQESAVKRKLKNTGYPHIVFISPDEQILASQNGYAEPDAFKQVIAQALAAQ
- a CDS encoding dipeptidase translates to MRTIIDGHLDLAWNATSFDRDLRLSLDEIRTCEQSMTDLKSRTRGTTCFPELQAGAIRMCIGTLLARSGPVTDRQTGYARTDLDFAHHIGAYAAAHSQLACYQLWEQQGAIRWIRTLEELESHWTQCESESDGPLGMVLSMEGADPISDPEELPYWFHAGLRAIGLSHYGFGQYAAGTAVEGGLTEKGERLLDAMAGLGMGLDVTHLADRAMDQAFDRYTGVLWASHHNSRTLVPGQRQLSDQQMKNVIEHDGVVGVAFDAWMLYPGWTRGETDPGVVNIEAAADHIDFVCQMAGNTNHSAIGSDLDGGFGTEQTPGDLHSIADMQKLDGILSRRGYSDADLDAIFHGNWMRIFRKLFAGSAR
- a CDS encoding DUF4332 domain-containing protein, whose product is MSQILTILRAAHCRSTHHYFALDALRCINTERGGRLADILLKHYDQYLKGAKDPDAKFRDFQNHVLHVGDGGWGGATRACEKWLKTAVNHLNSEEWEYAAYDLGVLSHYFTDPIMPLHTGSSDPEGVVHRPLEWSVCQSYESLYERWKSGKVRVQFQLPEGNNWITQAVTAGAERSHVHYHRIIEIYDLERGVKSPPEGLNAESREILSEMFGIAITGWARILERVAEQATCKLPNAGLTAATLVAAIDMPVAWIIKKIASVQEKAAVAAIFEEFQTTGTVRVHLPPEVRSVRTEMAMTVNRNTPINPPTTAPQPVPVVSSTAATAAWAPAAIQSPAPAMVATTQTTQAPSIATPSAGEPSAPAWLPAASSLHEPVAQEPAVTMEPAAAAAAQPAVASVPFAVSRVADSWSTQRQPSVSEQSDLVDAPSIGPKTAERFTKIGIHTIGQFLAVQPEVLAVKLETRWINGDLLADWQAQARLVCGVASLCGYKSQLLVAVDCRSVDQLAAEDAAALTARISDYCDTKAGERILRSSPRPEMEDVGEWIEDASRGEIRQAA
- a CDS encoding DUF4332 domain-containing protein, whose translation is MRNFIAQWFRKPQSNPSPGTIVDSPTGRPQAQPQTARQRRMEASLASLRLLPTGVLRQLESSGHRRVQDLLRLNLSQWATEQRLTASQQSQLRTVRRAIRMAFALRAMHPREAYLLIAIHRRSPEDVASDSPRHLFRDLERFALSSRGRALTRRIEIPSLERVSAWIAAAQDHQFSRLATSHTSSASDTAGVSPAPSGH
- a CDS encoding tetratricopeptide repeat protein — protein: MLRQHLFIGSCILIWAGVAAAQNPSTAALLKTAYTISKNASTEADYTRIIDQIQQSALAAADQEVRAYGNQLLAWALNRRGELRWDQIQVPDDAMAVAAIEDFRNSLKLDPNRWRAKQNMAFVYATRGQMKEAEALFNDVIQTKPDHANAYFNRAELRYEMGNLSSSIADYDRAITLQPGEADFYTGRGHARFQAGQVQAAIEDYHRAFQLDSDNAIRAIDLADALQNGGQWRQAAENYRNALQLDQQNLRTRLNLAWLLATCPDGSLRDGQQALEITDGLRDIPASEEFRYIDTHAAALAETGQFEKAVRIAQTGERLVPTSERSGFEARLEGYKTNQRYRQVPVR
- the cysC gene encoding adenylyl-sulfate kinase, yielding MNEPSSNQRPEVVWHEQSVSRADRERQLAQRGCVIWFTGLSGCGKSTIANALDHKLSQLGAVTSLLDGDNIRHHLCAGPDRLASEHGETFANRFGLGFGAIDREENIRRIGAVAELFASTGIITLTAFVSPYARDRQRVRQLIESVGRPGDFVEVFVDTPLETCEQRDPKGLYKKARAGEIQNFTGISDPYEAPAAPEIHLQTADKSPEALAIEIVQYLKDQGLLIREGGEA
- a CDS encoding sigma 54-interacting transcriptional regulator, whose translation is MVAYLKVRSGPDTGRRFRLDPLHTLHVGRDANCEIMLTDPVSSRYHAVLFHEDSHWQVRDTNSRNGLLVNGQKTDHATLQDSNTILVGTSELQFFDGHGDSADSNNREQTIVLDRPISGGLSSSNFGPLDPLRKIADVGYLVDLYQLSLQLIGSGDPDSVIQIATELLKDRTQADVIGFMWLGEDGKLQPEYVFPSDAAEKIKLSSELTRRVTNGGEAFWFKEESTSPGQKTQWTDAICVPLQHGEEVAGVLHLYRNDHRFNERHFELALNSGQLLGVALSRARRTAALQVERDRLFTRNAETNNLIGESPPMMRLKSKIERVGKANGCVLIRGESGAGKELVARDVHQHSGRRERPLLSVNCAAIPRDLIESQLFGHKKGSFTGADRDHIGWFQQAHTGTLFLDEIGELTLEGQAKLLRIMEGHPFLPVGGVDEIRVDVRIIAATNRDLAEFVREKRFREDLYYRLSVFELHVPPLRDRGQDIELLMNHFLEHFSRQHARPSIQFSEAAKKRMLSYAWPGNVRQLRNVIDSAIVMFDGNTIEADDLGLRDAGVEVTDTLRLDVWEEKLIREALDRCNGSIPEAAKRLGISRATAYRKIADFDIEK